One Fusobacterium ulcerans DNA segment encodes these proteins:
- a CDS encoding GGDEF domain-containing protein, which yields MEELLNELNEVVYVVDLENYELLYLNKYGLKLFGYEKFDEIKGITCYEVFYKTNSPCSFCNASRLTNKEYHEWECKNILLNKYFIIKEKLIKWNGKNAHMAVAMDITKKEEEKITLEQTLENERIVLNCIKMMHSSVNIDVSITNTLEVMGEYLNGQRTYIFELAGDTILNNTYEWCAEGVEAKKETLQDLSIEYVIRWKWISIFNKGLPIIIENLEDIKEVNENEYMILHSQNIHSLVVIPIMENGVFHGFFGVDNPPVKRIQNIIDILNILSYFFLEMLQRKKMIATMEKLSYYDTLTGALNRNAYIRDLERTLHKIKKLGVVFVDVNGLKSVNDHFGHTAGDELIVSTFNEIKDVFHDALKYRTGGDEFIIFCRNETEEVFMGKISQLKENLKSSNGGMAAVGANWTFNAKDINQSIKIAEINMYKDKKKFYNYQEENEKNIIIKKHYFQN from the coding sequence ATGGAAGAATTGTTAAATGAGTTAAATGAAGTAGTTTATGTTGTAGATTTAGAAAACTATGAACTGCTTTATTTAAATAAATATGGATTGAAACTATTTGGTTATGAAAAATTTGATGAAATAAAAGGAATTACTTGTTATGAGGTTTTTTATAAAACAAATTCTCCATGTTCATTTTGTAATGCCAGTCGTCTTACAAATAAAGAGTATCATGAGTGGGAATGTAAAAATATTTTGTTAAATAAATACTTTATTATTAAAGAAAAACTAATAAAATGGAATGGAAAAAATGCTCATATGGCAGTGGCTATGGATATTACTAAAAAAGAAGAAGAAAAAATAACTTTGGAACAGACACTGGAAAACGAAAGAATAGTATTAAACTGTATAAAGATGATGCATTCCTCAGTTAACATAGATGTTTCTATTACTAATACTCTTGAAGTAATGGGAGAATATTTGAATGGTCAACGTACATATATTTTTGAATTAGCTGGAGACACCATTCTTAATAATACATATGAATGGTGCGCTGAGGGAGTAGAAGCAAAAAAAGAAACGCTACAAGATCTATCTATTGAATATGTAATCAGATGGAAATGGATAAGTATTTTTAATAAAGGGTTGCCTATAATAATAGAAAATTTAGAAGATATTAAGGAAGTTAATGAAAATGAATATATGATTCTTCATTCTCAAAATATACATTCTTTAGTAGTCATACCTATAATGGAAAATGGAGTTTTTCATGGATTTTTTGGAGTAGATAATCCTCCTGTTAAGAGAATACAAAATATAATTGATATTTTAAATATTTTATCATATTTCTTTTTAGAGATGCTTCAGCGTAAAAAAATGATAGCAACAATGGAAAAACTTAGTTATTATGATACACTTACTGGAGCTTTGAACAGAAATGCTTATATCAGGGATCTTGAAAGAACATTACATAAAATTAAAAAACTGGGAGTAGTATTTGTAGATGTAAATGGGTTAAAAAGTGTAAATGACCATTTTGGACATACAGCTGGAGATGAACTTATTGTAAGTACTTTTAATGAAATAAAAGATGTGTTTCATGATGCTTTGAAATATAGAACTGGTGGAGATGAGTTTATAATATTTTGTAGGAATGAAACTGAAGAAGTATTTATGGGAAAAATTTCTCAATTGAAGGAAAACTTAAAAAGTTCAAATGGTGGGATGGCAGCAGTAGGAGCTAACTGGACATTTAATGCTAAAGATATAAATCAGTCAATAAAGATAGCTGAAATTAACATGTATAAAGATAAGAAAAAGTTTTATAATTACCAAGAAGAAAATGAAAAAAATATAATTATTAAAAAGCATTATTTTCAAAATTAG